A single Arcobacter sp. FWKO B DNA region contains:
- a CDS encoding prepilin peptidase, producing the protein MEFSIVVLGAIFGSFLNVLIYRLPRNNSIIYPNSTCPKCNTPIKWYNNIPIFSYVFLQGKCATCKERIPLRYIIVEVFTPILTLLCYLKFGLNIDFLIGCLLMYNLIVLSFIDFEYKAVPDYLLLAILLISPFLTSDIIEFIKNAFIFAGGFVILNFFVTFYIQNIKSYLLKDDSLKNQIALGEGDIPVIAIIGGLLGIKLGLLAIFVSAVIALIHSIYNHYKKEPQTAFIPYLSLGFIIIYMSESILN; encoded by the coding sequence GTGGAGTTTAGTATAGTTGTACTAGGTGCAATATTTGGTTCATTTTTAAATGTTCTAATATACAGACTTCCAAGGAACAACTCTATTATTTACCCAAATTCAACTTGCCCTAAATGTAATACACCTATTAAATGGTACAATAATATTCCAATATTTTCATATGTTTTTCTTCAAGGCAAGTGTGCAACTTGTAAGGAAAGAATCCCATTAAGATATATTATTGTTGAAGTATTTACCCCTATATTGACACTCTTGTGCTATTTAAAATTTGGACTAAATATAGATTTTTTAATTGGATGCTTATTGATGTATAATCTAATTGTCCTCAGTTTTATTGACTTTGAATATAAAGCTGTTCCTGATTATTTACTATTAGCTATTCTTCTAATTTCACCATTTTTGACATCAGATATAATTGAGTTTATAAAAAATGCTTTTATATTTGCTGGTGGATTTGTAATATTAAATTTTTTTGTTACATTTTATATCCAAAATATAAAATCCTACTTACTCAAAGATGACTCACTAAAAAACCAAATCGCTCTTGGTGAAGGTGATATTCCTGTTATTGCTATAATAGGTGGTTTACTAGGGATAAAATTAGGATTATTAGCAATATTTGTAAGTGCTGTAATTGCACTAATTCACTCTATATATAATCACTATAAAAAAGAGCCTCAAACAGCATTTATCCCTTACTTAAGTTTGGGATTTATTATAATTTATATGTCAGAATCTATTTTAAATTAG
- the glmU gene encoding bifunctional UDP-N-acetylglucosamine diphosphorylase/glucosamine-1-phosphate N-acetyltransferase GlmU encodes MQNLSIIILAAGAGTRMKSSLPKVLHKISGKEMLYYSIKESQKLSDDIHVVLYNQADLVQKSMEKYFDNINFHIQDFTNLPGTGGAVMGITPKHDKVLVLNGDMPLIEANELEKLCISSKDTPIVMTVLGLGNANGYGRVIIENGNVKKIVEQKDCNEVELKVNTANAGIYCFDKDFLLSHLPKLSNNNAQKEYYITDLVEMAINQGLSVVPVTVNEENFKGVNSKYDLSGAEVIHQNRIKKTFMDKGILMRLPDTIYIEEGVVIEGESVIENGVSLIGNTQIISSHIKTNSVVENSVIKDSDIGPMARIRPDSVIQSSHIGNFVEVKKSKLFEVKAGHLSYLGDSQIDSGTNVGAGTITCNYDGVKKYQTIIGKNVFIGSDTQLVAPLEIPDNVMIAAGSTITKNPTSGDLVLSRTPQKSIAGFFHKFFGKKGN; translated from the coding sequence ATGCAAAATTTATCAATTATTATACTTGCTGCTGGTGCAGGAACTAGGATGAAATCAAGCTTACCGAAAGTGCTACATAAAATATCTGGCAAAGAGATGTTGTACTACAGTATCAAAGAATCACAAAAACTTAGCGATGATATTCATGTGGTTTTATATAATCAAGCTGATTTAGTCCAAAAAAGTATGGAAAAATATTTTGATAATATCAATTTCCATATACAAGACTTTACAAATCTCCCAGGAACTGGTGGAGCAGTAATGGGAATAACTCCAAAACACGATAAGGTTTTGGTACTTAATGGTGATATGCCTTTGATTGAAGCAAATGAATTAGAAAAACTATGTATCTCTTCAAAAGATACTCCTATAGTTATGACTGTATTAGGCCTTGGAAATGCAAACGGCTATGGAAGGGTTATTATAGAAAATGGCAATGTAAAAAAGATTGTGGAACAAAAAGATTGCAATGAAGTTGAACTCAAAGTAAACACTGCAAATGCTGGTATTTATTGTTTTGATAAAGATTTTCTATTATCCCATCTTCCAAAACTCTCAAACAATAATGCCCAAAAAGAGTATTATATAACAGACCTTGTGGAAATGGCTATAAATCAGGGTTTAAGCGTAGTACCTGTTACCGTAAATGAAGAGAACTTCAAAGGGGTAAATTCAAAATATGATTTATCTGGGGCTGAAGTAATACATCAAAATAGAATCAAAAAGACATTTATGGATAAAGGTATTTTGATGAGATTACCTGATACTATATATATTGAAGAGGGTGTGGTAATAGAGGGTGAGTCTGTTATAGAAAACGGAGTTTCTCTTATTGGAAATACTCAAATCATATCATCCCATATCAAAACAAACTCCGTAGTAGAAAACTCAGTGATTAAGGATAGCGATATAGGACCAATGGCAAGAATAAGACCTGATAGTGTAATACAAAGCTCACATATAGGTAACTTTGTAGAGGTTAAAAAATCAAAACTTTTTGAAGTAAAAGCTGGACATCTAAGCTATCTAGGTGATAGCCAGATTGATAGTGGTACAAATGTGGGAGCTGGAACAATTACCTGCAATTATGATGGTGTAAAAAAATACCAAACAATAATAGGTAAAAATGTTTTTATTGGAAGTGATACACAGCTAGTGGCTCCTTTGGAAATACCTGACAATGTAATGATAGCAGCTGGATCAACCATAACTAAAAATCCAACAAGTGGGGATTTGGTATTAAGTAGAACTCCACAAAAATCTATTGCTGGGTTTTTTCATAAATTTTTTGGAAAAAAAGGAAACTAA
- the coaBC gene encoding bifunctional phosphopantothenoylcysteine decarboxylase/phosphopantothenate--cysteine ligase CoaBC yields MAQSLLQNKNILIGVTASIAIYKTCELIRLFVKAGANVRVVISEDAKKFIAPLTFEALTNQKVLDITSEDWSSDYNHIAIGKWADLFIIAPATANTINKLSNGIADNLITQIALAYPRIKLIAPSANTNMINNPITQASLKMLKLCNYEVIKTEIKELACKDVGDGAMAEPKNIFDIAVSKILEDEYWKNRKVVVSCGGTIEKIDDIRYISNFSSGKMGVAIATSLYYKGADVCLIKTLGVNEIIPNGIHTITVQSTNEMYEYIKESISVAKKGVLTKSTIMDNSKQELIQKKPYFFSVAAVSDFVPSYPQHGKIKKDDIGENWNLNLSKNIDILSSIDKDGIYTIGFKAEMDITNAKNNAQNMLKNKNLDGVCLNILQGTKSFGTKSNTIELILKNSEFFFDGDKLDISFEIIETLAKEFHD; encoded by the coding sequence ATGGCTCAGTCTCTTCTTCAAAACAAAAATATCCTTATTGGAGTAACTGCAAGTATTGCAATATATAAAACTTGTGAACTCATAAGGCTTTTTGTAAAAGCAGGGGCAAATGTGCGAGTAGTTATAAGTGAAGATGCTAAGAAATTTATAGCACCACTTACATTTGAAGCTCTTACAAATCAAAAAGTACTTGATATTACAAGCGAAGATTGGAGTAGCGATTATAATCATATAGCAATAGGTAAATGGGCTGATTTATTTATTATTGCACCTGCAACTGCAAATACTATAAATAAGCTAAGTAATGGCATAGCTGATAATTTGATTACACAAATAGCACTTGCTTATCCTAGAATAAAACTTATAGCTCCTAGTGCAAATACAAATATGATTAACAATCCTATAACTCAAGCTAGTCTTAAAATGCTTAAACTTTGTAATTATGAAGTAATAAAAACTGAGATAAAAGAACTAGCATGTAAAGATGTTGGTGATGGGGCAATGGCAGAGCCAAAGAATATATTTGATATAGCAGTATCCAAGATACTAGAAGATGAATATTGGAAAAATAGAAAAGTAGTAGTAAGCTGTGGAGGAACGATAGAAAAAATTGATGATATAAGGTATATATCAAATTTTTCTAGTGGCAAAATGGGCGTTGCCATAGCAACTTCTCTTTATTATAAAGGGGCAGATGTTTGCTTGATAAAAACATTGGGTGTAAATGAGATAATACCAAATGGGATACACACAATAACAGTACAAAGTACAAATGAAATGTATGAATATATAAAAGAATCTATTAGCGTAGCAAAAAAGGGCGTTTTAACAAAAAGCACTATTATGGACAACTCAAAACAAGAACTTATCCAAAAAAAACCATATTTTTTTAGTGTGGCAGCTGTTAGTGATTTTGTTCCTTCTTATCCTCAACACGGTAAAATTAAAAAAGATGATATTGGTGAAAATTGGAATTTAAACTTAAGTAAAAACATAGATATTTTATCAAGTATTGATAAAGATGGCATTTATACTATCGGTTTCAAAGCAGAAATGGATATAACAAACGCTAAAAACAATGCTCAAAATATGCTAAAAAATAAAAATCTTGATGGAGTTTGTTTAAATATTCTACAAGGTACCAAAAGCTTTGGAACTAAATCAAATACTATAGAACTTATATTAAAAAATAGCGAATTTTTCTTCGATGGAGATAAACTTGATATATCATTTGAGATAATAGAGACTTTAGCAAAAGAATTCCATGACTAA
- the truA gene encoding tRNA pseudouridine(38-40) synthase TruA, whose product MNLKVVISYNGEKFYGSQLQPNQITIASCLYDILSSINISTTIHFSGRTDKGVHASYQVISFEISDLWSNRLSHLQNIFNKYLPSGIKVLSIKKVGADFHARYSAKKRAYRYLITTKPTTPFNNDFITYVPTINESVISKAIKEFIGTYDFDFFCKSNPQIKTTTRTIYNVLFYKYKGIYVLKFEANGFLRSQIRIMVGFLLAISDGKVTIDDLKNQLQKKRLVYNKPAPCNGLYLTKVKY is encoded by the coding sequence ATGAATTTAAAAGTTGTCATATCCTACAATGGAGAAAAGTTTTATGGCTCACAACTTCAGCCAAATCAAATTACCATTGCTAGTTGCTTATATGATATTCTTAGTAGTATAAATATATCTACAACAATTCACTTTAGCGGAAGAACAGATAAAGGTGTCCATGCATCTTATCAAGTTATTAGCTTTGAAATTAGTGATCTTTGGTCTAATAGACTTTCACATTTACAAAATATCTTTAATAAATATCTACCTTCAGGGATAAAAGTTTTATCTATCAAAAAAGTTGGTGCAGACTTTCATGCAAGATATAGTGCCAAAAAGAGGGCTTATAGATATTTAATAACTACTAAACCAACAACACCATTTAATAATGACTTTATTACATATGTACCAACTATTAATGAGTCTGTTATATCAAAGGCAATTAAAGAATTTATAGGAACTTATGATTTTGATTTCTTTTGTAAGTCAAATCCTCAAATTAAAACAACTACTAGAACTATATATAATGTACTGTTTTATAAATATAAAGGTATTTATGTTCTCAAATTCGAAGCAAATGGCTTTTTAAGATCTCAAATTAGGATAATGGTTGGATTTTTATTAGCTATTTCTGATGGAAAAGTTACTATTGATGACCTGAAAAATCAGTTGCAAAAAAAAAGGCTGGTTTATAATAAACCAGCCCCTTGCAATGGATTGTATTTAACAAAAGTTAAATATTAA
- a CDS encoding tetratricopeptide repeat protein: protein MSYDIALRSYHDKDYQKAMEFCTNFLQTEPTSAKGWFLYGKILFDLKNYEFAKSCFLTTIELDPDFFESYYMLGNILSIEENFTEAISMWKKVLKLRADISLVYSNISTAYLSLGDYNQAYENAKQALKLDLKNIDAYRCFAKIYQAKKELDKMEYNLKQILLYNKEDTTANFELSYVYFLKQDYYNAYKYYEYRKLLPQRQGEYNYLPFKEGDDLSNVKSLLIYHEQGLGDNIIFSRFLKNLNNIDFVSIGIQNSLNRLFSYNFPEKQMLSVVDSNMNFDYCIPLMSIPHCLELDTNSPTDKYLDVDTNDIQMIKEKYSIRNDKKNIGIVFRGGIHNESDKIRNIEPKTLEKLYSIDNTKFYSLQIDRFDNIEQYPVENVGVDFKDFYDTAVFISALDMVISVDTAVAHLSGALGQNTYVLVHKNMFDWRWSGKNGKCLWYDSAQAFEFDLNNIDNIVDILKEKIINFKKVENNDGL from the coding sequence ATGAGTTATGATATAGCCTTAAGAAGTTATCATGACAAAGATTATCAAAAAGCTATGGAGTTTTGTACAAATTTCTTACAAACAGAGCCTACTAGTGCAAAAGGGTGGTTTTTGTATGGCAAGATTTTATTTGATTTAAAAAACTATGAATTCGCAAAAAGTTGTTTTTTAACTACAATAGAACTAGACCCAGATTTTTTTGAAAGTTATTATATGTTAGGCAACATATTGAGTATTGAAGAAAACTTTACTGAAGCAATATCTATGTGGAAAAAGGTATTGAAATTAAGAGCAGATATATCTTTAGTATATAGCAATATATCAACAGCTTATTTATCTTTAGGGGATTATAATCAAGCATATGAAAATGCAAAACAAGCTTTGAAGTTGGATTTAAAAAATATTGATGCATATAGATGTTTTGCAAAAATTTATCAGGCAAAAAAAGAACTTGATAAAATGGAATATAATTTAAAGCAAATACTTTTATATAACAAAGAAGATACAACTGCTAATTTTGAATTATCATATGTATATTTCCTAAAGCAAGACTATTATAATGCATATAAATATTATGAATACAGAAAACTTTTACCACAAAGACAAGGAGAATATAATTATTTACCTTTTAAAGAGGGAGATGATCTATCTAATGTGAAATCTTTATTGATTTATCATGAGCAGGGCTTAGGTGATAATATTATATTTTCAAGATTTTTAAAAAATCTTAATAATATAGATTTTGTTAGTATAGGTATACAAAATAGTTTGAATAGACTCTTTTCATATAATTTTCCAGAAAAACAAATGCTAAGTGTCGTTGATTCGAATATGAATTTTGATTATTGTATACCATTGATGAGTATTCCACATTGTTTGGAGTTGGATACAAATAGTCCAACAGATAAATATCTAGATGTTGATACCAATGACATTCAAATGATTAAAGAAAAATATTCAATTAGAAATGATAAAAAAAATATCGGAATTGTATTTCGAGGTGGAATTCATAATGAAAGTGATAAAATAAGAAATATAGAGCCAAAAACCTTAGAAAAATTATATTCTATAGATAATACAAAATTTTATAGTTTACAAATAGATAGATTCGATAATATAGAACAATATCCAGTTGAAAATGTAGGTGTAGATTTTAAAGATTTTTATGATACTGCTGTTTTTATAAGTGCTTTAGATATGGTTATATCAGTAGATACAGCGGTTGCTCACTTAAGTGGTGCATTGGGTCAAAATACATATGTATTGGTACATAAAAATATGTTTGATTGGAGATGGTCTGGTAAAAATGGGAAGTGTTTATGGTACGATAGTGCTCAAGCCTTTGAATTTGATTTAAACAATATTGATAATATAGTTGATATTTTAAAAGAAAAAATAATAAATTTTAAGAAAGTGGAAAATAATGATGGATTGTAA
- a CDS encoding helicase-related protein — MINKWQEELKKLLNCDLAQMYPTARKLNRRLHFFVGPTNSGKTYEALSHLKKADCGTYLAPLRLLALEGYEELKKSGVKASLITGEEEIFDEDGTHISSTIEMISYDLVVDVCVIDEVQMLEDDDRGWAWVNAILGAPAYDVYMTGSVNALDAVKKIASYLGEELIVKKFQRKNELILDENFTSIKKLHPKTALIAFSRADVLSLKAKLSKKHTVSVIYGNLSPEVRKEEARRFRDGQSDILIATDAIAMGLNLPIKTLLFTTAQKFDGKSRRLLSTNEIVQIAGRAGRYGHHEQGHIGATDKTTLDHIKYSLSLPIKTIKPPFRVKATTAQIESLSAHIKSKNLFDIALFYAKHMKFSGPFVAANISSMLEATKLIENVAKEMSLETKYILSQAPISTKSPLVRNAFIKFIEFIKKQKIVYYRPSIEIYKHAKDEDELLKAEDEIRKISLYLWLSYKFPDLFVDAKKAISYRGLVNQFIENSLKIGIKRKKTFEYSQNSTKKRDEINKKQPVQSRPYKRKAKSSKSSF, encoded by the coding sequence ATGATAAATAAATGGCAAGAAGAACTAAAAAAACTATTAAACTGTGATTTAGCACAAATGTATCCAACAGCTAGGAAGCTAAATAGAAGGTTGCACTTTTTTGTAGGACCTACAAATAGTGGAAAAACTTATGAGGCATTGTCTCATCTCAAAAAAGCTGATTGTGGCACATATCTAGCACCGCTTAGGTTATTAGCACTTGAAGGATATGAGGAACTAAAAAAATCTGGAGTGAAAGCATCTTTAATTACAGGTGAAGAAGAAATCTTTGATGAAGATGGTACACATATTAGTTCTACAATAGAGATGATTAGCTATGATTTAGTAGTTGATGTCTGTGTTATAGATGAAGTACAAATGCTTGAAGATGATGATAGAGGTTGGGCTTGGGTAAATGCCATATTGGGAGCACCTGCATATGATGTATATATGACTGGTAGTGTAAATGCTCTTGATGCAGTCAAAAAAATAGCATCATATCTTGGTGAAGAACTTATAGTAAAAAAGTTTCAAAGAAAAAATGAGCTTATACTTGATGAAAACTTTACATCAATCAAAAAACTACATCCAAAAACAGCTTTGATAGCTTTTAGTCGAGCTGATGTTCTCTCACTTAAAGCAAAACTATCAAAAAAACATACAGTATCTGTAATATATGGAAATCTCAGTCCTGAAGTTAGGAAAGAAGAAGCAAGAAGGTTTAGGGATGGGCAAAGTGATATTCTAATAGCAACTGATGCTATAGCTATGGGACTTAATCTTCCTATAAAAACTCTACTTTTTACAACAGCACAAAAATTTGATGGTAAAAGTAGACGACTTCTTAGCACAAATGAAATAGTGCAAATTGCTGGGCGTGCTGGAAGATATGGACATCATGAACAAGGGCATATTGGTGCTACTGATAAAACTACACTAGATCACATCAAGTACTCTTTGTCACTACCAATAAAAACCATTAAACCACCATTTAGAGTAAAAGCAACAACGGCTCAAATAGAATCACTTTCAGCTCACATAAAAAGTAAGAATTTATTTGATATAGCCCTTTTTTATGCTAAACATATGAAGTTTTCAGGACCCTTTGTAGCTGCAAATATTTCATCAATGCTAGAGGCAACAAAACTTATCGAAAATGTTGCCAAAGAGATGAGCTTAGAAACAAAATATATTTTATCTCAAGCTCCAATATCAACTAAATCACCACTTGTAAGAAATGCATTTATCAAATTTATAGAATTTATAAAAAAACAAAAAATTGTTTACTACAGACCTTCAATAGAGATATATAAACACGCAAAAGATGAAGATGAATTATTAAAAGCAGAAGATGAAATAAGAAAGATATCACTTTACCTATGGCTTAGCTATAAATTCCCAGATTTATTTGTAGATGCGAAAAAAGCAATAAGTTATAGAGGACTTGTCAATCAATTCATAGAAAATTCGCTAAAAATAGGCATAAAAAGAAAAAAAACTTTTGAATATTCTCAAAATAGCACAAAAAAAAGAGACGAAATTAATAAAAAACAACCTGTACAAAGCCGTCCATATAAAAGAAAAGCTAAAAGCAGTAAAAGTTCATTTTAA
- a CDS encoding LptF/LptG family permease: MKKLNNYLYFQLSSLFFSIFLVLFAITSIIYLVRIATLTSIIEVNFIELFTLYAYSLPHILFYTLPIAFFVSTAITLSRLSSEYETIVITSFGLSPFKIIKLLLPYTILVSFTLLIISLGLIPKTKDLNRIFVENKKNEAKLNIKASENGQKFGDWLVYIKDEKNDIFYDVTLFKKDGSSKQFITSNSAKTLNDSLELAFELSDGKAFIIKEDINQINFQTLTIFNSQESRVFDDIFTNPIEYWKDLNVNPKKSRDFAMFILISLFPILSLILSVYIGYYNPRYEKNNATSLTVIFITTYIIAIILLNKSIPLLSIVIVPLIWLVTSYLLFRKSILSRY, translated from the coding sequence ATGAAAAAACTAAACAATTATTTATACTTTCAACTTTCATCTTTATTTTTCTCAATATTTTTGGTATTGTTTGCAATAACATCTATTATATATCTTGTTAGAATTGCAACATTAACATCTATTATTGAAGTAAATTTTATTGAGTTATTTACTTTATATGCTTATTCATTACCACATATATTGTTTTATACTCTTCCTATTGCTTTTTTTGTATCAACAGCAATAACACTAAGTAGATTATCCAGTGAATATGAAACTATAGTAATTACAAGCTTTGGATTAAGTCCATTTAAAATTATCAAGTTACTTTTGCCATATACTATACTTGTATCGTTTACACTTCTTATTATTTCATTGGGGCTTATTCCAAAAACAAAAGATTTAAATAGAATTTTTGTTGAAAATAAGAAAAATGAGGCAAAATTAAATATCAAAGCATCTGAAAATGGACAAAAATTTGGAGATTGGCTTGTGTATATTAAAGATGAAAAGAATGATATTTTCTATGATGTAACTCTATTTAAAAAAGATGGCTCATCTAAGCAATTTATCACTTCCAATAGTGCAAAAACTCTTAACGACTCTTTAGAACTTGCTTTTGAGTTAAGTGATGGGAAGGCTTTTATTATAAAAGAAGATATCAATCAAATTAATTTTCAAACACTCACTATCTTTAACTCTCAAGAATCAAGAGTATTTGATGATATATTTACAAATCCAATAGAGTATTGGAAAGATCTAAATGTAAATCCAAAGAAATCAAGAGATTTTGCAATGTTTATTTTAATATCACTTTTTCCTATACTATCTTTGATTCTTTCTGTTTATATTGGTTATTACAACCCTAGATATGAGAAAAACAATGCTACATCACTTACTGTTATTTTCATCACTACTTATATAATAGCTATTATTTTACTTAATAAAAGTATACCTCTATTATCTATAGTTATAGTGCCACTGATATGGCTTGTTACTAGTTATTTACTATTTAGAAAAAGTATTTTAAGTAGGTATTGA
- a CDS encoding ankyrin repeat domain-containing protein codes for MFKIFKSDYNEELKKELFKEIISEDKIQKLISRGADINQTDISGRTLLFELVKKKKIESMKILIKHGIDLNIEDKYGKTVLNEAINKEDTIMIRFLLENGASINHINQSGRTILQDVALEGNHRIFKILINYDPDLSIADKYGKNVLFDAVIGGNIDIVKDTLDRTPNANALDINGQSVIFEAVLCENTEIPKFLIEQGLDVTLSDKNRQSPIYNALILGIKNLEIIQLLVEKGARLNQKDKDDRTLLDEILYILSLTQDLFAKVDGKYKLVRKDRGYLALTSALIEMGLAVDRTDKDGKTVLFKEVMRHNYETLEFLINAGVDINATDKNKKTVLFYAVFEGNKNVDMIDFLIKSGADINKQDDEENTIIDDLVEMILIQREDKKPTNRLFLKVDSEADYISVLKRLLLLNPKINKPKRNGQTALFKAILFNDLELIEVLLNNGADANLKDNEGNTPLSLLVDNGLKIKKLSSKEFFIKKLIFLLKYRLDINAKDREGRTVLHKAVMADDLEVVDKLLQKKPNMNIKDKQGRTALHHTQWKGNYKIAHLLIRAGAGLNEVDAAGYTVLNYATILGHIKLMMILIKSGCLMYNKHKKSVTVTKFFLAKEDQLDKILSEPVTDQRMKAALAQAVSILKKEIHEVEM; via the coding sequence ATGTTTAAAATCTTTAAAAGTGACTATAACGAAGAATTAAAAAAAGAACTTTTCAAAGAAATTATCAGTGAAGATAAAATCCAAAAGCTAATAAGTCGTGGGGCTGATATAAATCAAACTGATATAAGTGGAAGAACGCTCCTTTTTGAGCTAGTTAAAAAGAAAAAAATAGAATCTATGAAAATTCTTATTAAGCATGGCATAGATTTAAACATTGAAGACAAATATGGTAAAACAGTTTTAAACGAAGCCATCAATAAAGAAGATACCATCATGATAAGATTTTTACTAGAAAATGGTGCTAGTATAAATCATATCAACCAATCAGGCAGAACGATACTTCAAGATGTTGCCCTAGAGGGTAACCATAGAATTTTTAAAATCTTAATAAACTATGACCCAGATTTAAGTATAGCGGATAAATATGGCAAAAATGTATTGTTTGATGCTGTAATAGGTGGGAATATTGATATAGTCAAAGATACTCTTGATAGAACACCAAATGCAAATGCCCTTGACATAAATGGTCAAAGTGTAATTTTTGAAGCTGTTTTATGCGAAAATACTGAAATCCCAAAATTCCTAATCGAGCAAGGACTTGATGTAACATTAAGTGATAAAAATAGACAAAGCCCTATTTACAACGCTTTAATACTTGGAATAAAAAATCTTGAGATAATACAGCTACTTGTTGAAAAGGGAGCTAGACTAAATCAAAAAGATAAAGATGATAGAACTTTACTTGATGAGATACTTTATATCTTATCCCTTACACAAGACCTTTTTGCAAAAGTTGATGGTAAATACAAACTTGTAAGAAAAGACAGAGGCTATTTAGCTCTTACTTCAGCTTTGATTGAAATGGGACTTGCAGTTGATAGGACTGATAAAGATGGAAAAACTGTACTTTTCAAAGAGGTTATGCGACACAATTATGAAACATTGGAATTTTTAATAAATGCAGGTGTAGATATAAATGCTACAGATAAGAATAAAAAAACTGTTCTTTTTTATGCTGTATTTGAAGGTAACAAGAATGTAGATATGATAGACTTTTTAATAAAAAGTGGTGCTGATATTAATAAACAAGATGATGAAGAAAATACAATAATAGATGATTTAGTTGAGATGATCCTTATTCAAAGAGAAGATAAAAAACCAACTAATAGACTATTTTTAAAAGTTGATTCAGAAGCAGATTATATATCTGTTTTAAAAAGATTACTTTTATTAAATCCAAAGATAAACAAACCAAAAAGAAATGGGCAAACAGCACTTTTCAAAGCAATTTTATTTAATGATTTAGAACTAATAGAAGTTTTACTAAATAATGGTGCTGATGCTAATTTAAAAGACAATGAAGGGAATACCCCCTTATCATTGCTTGTTGATAATGGTTTAAAAATCAAAAAACTATCTAGCAAAGAGTTTTTTATCAAAAAATTAATCTTTTTGCTAAAATATAGACTTGATATAAATGCTAAAGATAGAGAAGGAAGAACAGTTCTTCATAAGGCTGTAATGGCTGATGATCTTGAAGTGGTAGACAAACTACTCCAGAAAAAACCAAATATGAATATCAAAGACAAACAAGGAAGAACAGCACTTCATCATACCCAATGGAAGGGTAACTATAAAATAGCCCATTTACTTATTCGTGCAGGTGCTGGATTAAATGAAGTTGATGCTGCGGGGTATACTGTTTTAAACTATGCAACGATACTAGGTCATATAAAACTTATGATGATTTTAATCAAATCAGGTTGCTTGATGTATAACAAACACAAAAAAAGTGTAACAGTTACAAAATTCTTCTTGGCTAAAGAAGACCAATTGGACAAAATATTAAGTGAGCCAGTAACTGACCAAAGAATGAAAGCAGCTTTGGCTCAAGCTGTATCAATATTAAAAAAAGAAATTCATGAAGTAGAGATGTAA
- a CDS encoding di-trans,poly-cis-decaprenylcistransferase, producing MTNLQSLSTTNHQLPTHIAIIMDGNGRWAKERNLNRTAGHEEGAKTVRKITTHCAKLGIEYLTLYAFSTENWNRPKLEVEFLMRLLEKYLKNELNTYLDNNIRFKAIGNLTKFSKSLQSIIKDVENQTSKNTGLTQTLALNYGSKDEIIRAVNKALSEGIDINETSINKYLDTAYAPNVDLVIRTSGEIRISNFLLWQSAYAEYFFTKTLWPDFNEYELDDILSDFSRRERRFGGV from the coding sequence ATGACTAATCTTCAATCACTATCAACTACCAACCATCAGCTACCAACTCATATTGCTATCATAATGGATGGAAATGGAAGATGGGCAAAAGAAAGAAATTTAAATAGAACAGCTGGGCATGAAGAAGGGGCAAAAACTGTTAGAAAAATCACAACACATTGTGCAAAGCTTGGTATAGAGTATCTTACTCTTTATGCTTTTAGTACAGAAAACTGGAATAGACCAAAACTTGAAGTTGAGTTTTTAATGAGACTCCTTGAAAAATATCTTAAAAATGAGTTAAATACTTATTTAGACAACAATATAAGATTCAAAGCAATTGGAAACTTGACAAAGTTTAGCAAAAGTCTTCAGAGCATTATAAAAGATGTAGAAAATCAAACATCAAAAAATACTGGACTAACTCAAACGCTAGCACTTAACTATGGCTCTAAAGATGAGATAATAAGAGCTGTAAATAAAGCATTATCTGAAGGCATAGATATAAATGAAACTTCAATAAATAAATACCTTGATACTGCATATGCTCCAAATGTTGATTTGGTTATTCGTACAAGTGGAGAAATAAGGATTTCAAATTTCTTGCTATGGCAAAGTGCTTATGCTGAGTATTTCTTTACAAAAACATTATGGCCAGATTTTAATGAATATGAACTTGATGATATTTTAAGTGATTTTTCTAGAAGGGAGAGAAGATTTGGTGGAGTTTAG